Proteins found in one Aspergillus chevalieri M1 DNA, chromosome 2, nearly complete sequence genomic segment:
- a CDS encoding formin-binding protein HOF1 (COG:D;~EggNog:ENOG410QEC6;~InterPro:IPR001060,IPR027267,IPR036028,IPR031160, IPR001452;~PFAM:PF14604,PF00018,PF00611,PF07653;~go_function: GO:0005515 - protein binding [Evidence IEA]), translating to MPGTVADGPTVSLSFANNFWGKEDAGVPPMLDRMHNAKVTCDELKNFYNLRAAIEDEYSRKLLALCRKSLGAGETGSLRSSFDVVRTETESIGKAHAAIASQMKRELEEPLVAFAGGSKERRKIIQNGIERLLKTKIQQTQTVNKTRDRYEQDCLRIKGYLAQGHMVMGQEERKNKAKLEKTQIQLASSSSEYETAVKILEETTGRWNKEWKAACDKFQDLEEERLDFTKSSLWTYANIASTVCVSDDASCEKIRLALEDCEVEKDIVSFIKERGTGQEIPDPPKFINFCRGDINDTSSEASAEEDGYSVAQFQRTINPAFRSSSPQPSTYESHHDPSAEIANMVGQIEAPPQASREASITPQKSTQQPAPLDLRRGGQPPPNYDPNQHGEIAKVPHNAYPTDGMTMFCRTGPPSERSSGTNSGYRPSSRDSQSELSNPTSMSSQEPSSARQSPTKPTNGVALPGISPDKQVQKKRSAFFSNSPFRRKSRHDKDRSSGPSQPPSRSAWDSSSKQTSPVKAAPQPQPQQQQQQPPPPPPQQQLPAQSQPQSPAVMGPGDRAPSPEPVDPRANFQLNVGNNVFDVASPEKKKSLQQQSKSADDELDPIARALADLKTSGKSPSSRVSADRYHGIASPAPSTAGPPPAYNDSSMKRLDAPQPAHTSAQMQRTTQKYIGQGQNMFRNRGSSPGPVSRNSVQSQDSARARSPTPRRSASPNMSPRVDTRMTQYNRGTSPSPSPYQSSSMRSRYSQSPSVATPSQRPGDVAYSPREYAPRSPNMAPRAVSPQPQYRQQSRPSSAGGMELQLSRGDMYGGGSGRDAYSARGRDTARPISYYGDAGSTGRSRSRTLAAAEPGRQFSRDGRPILHFARAMYSYAAAIPEELGFTKGDVLSVLRLQDDGWWEAEVASAPRRTGLVPSNYLQII from the exons ATGCCGGGAACAGTGGCAGACGGTCCAACCGTCTCTCTATCCT TCGCGAATAATTTCTGGGGTAAAGAGGATGCCGGAGTTCCGCCTATGCTCGATCGAATGCACAACGCCAAGGTGACCTGCGATGAATTGAAAAACTTCTATAACC TTCGCGCCGCGATCGAGGATGAATATTCGAGAAAGCTACTTGCACTTTGCCGTAAATCGCTAGGTGCAGGTGAAACGGGCTCGCTCCGTTCTTCCTTTGATGTTGTTCGAACCGAGACAGAATCCATTGGGAAGGCACACGCCGCCATTGCGAGTCAAATGAAACGAGAATTGGAAGAGCCCTTGGTTGCTTTTGCCGGTGGAtcgaaggaaagaaggaagatCATTCAGAACGGCATCGAGCGTTTGCTCAAGACTAAGATTCAGCAAACGCAAACAGTAAACAAG ACTCGGGATCGCTATGAACAGGATTGCCTGAGAATTAAGGGGTACCTCGCACAGGGACACATGGTAATGGGTCAAGAGGAACGAAAGAACAAGGCGAAACTCGAGAAAACGCAAATCCAGCTCGCATCTAGCAGCAGCGAATACGAAACCGCCGTGAAGATTCTCGAAGAGACGACCGGCCGTTGGAATAAGGAATGGAAGGCAGCCTGCGAT AAATTCCAAGACCTCGAGGAAGAGCGCCTTGACTTCACCAAAAGCAGTCTGTGGACATATGCCAACATTGCATCTACCGTCTGTGTGAGCGACGATGCC TCGTGTGAAAAGATCCGTCTGGCCCTCGAGGACTGTGAAGTCGAAAAGGACATTGTTTCTTTCATTAAAGAGAGAGGAACCGGCCAGGAAATCCCTGACCCGCCGAAATTCATCAATTTCTGCCGAGGAGATATCAACGACACCAGTTCAGAGGCATCTGCTGAAGAGGATGGATACTCCGTTGCCCAATTCCAGCGTACGATAAATCCTGCTTTCCGCAGCTCCTCTCCGCAGCCATCCACATACGAATCTCACCATGATCCTTCGGCCGAAATCGCGAACATGGTAGGACAGATAGAGGCTCCTCCCCAGGCAAGCCGAGAAGCCTCTATCACTCCGCAGAAGTCGACACAGCAACCTGCGCCCTTGGATCTCCGTCGCGGTGGCCAACCTCCGCCAAACTATGACCCTAATCAGCATGGCGAGATTGCAAAGGTGCCTCACAACGCCTATCCAACAGACGGTATGACTATGTTCTGCCGCACCGGACCTCCTTCGGAGCGCAGTTCCGGAACGAACAGCGGCTACCGGCCATCGAGTCGAGACTCGCAGAGCGAACTCTCCAATCCTACATCCATGTCGAGCCAGGAGCCATCAAGTGCGAGACAATCTCCAACAAAGCCGACAAACGGTGTGGCGCTTCCGGGAATTAGTCCTGATAAACAGGttcagaaaaagagaagtGCATTCTTTAGCAACAGTCCGTTTCGTCGCAAGAGTCGTCACGACAAAGACCGCAGCTCTGGCCCGTCGCAGCCACCCTCTCGCAGTGCATGGGATTCTTCATCGAAACAAACCAGCCCCGTTAAAGCTGCCCctcaaccccaaccccaacagcaacagcaacagccgccgccgccgccgccacaGCAACAGTTGCCAGCTCAATCACAGCCTCAATCTCCAGCTGTGATGGGCCCAGGCGATCGAGCCCCCAGTCCTGAGCCTGTGGATCCGAGGGCGAACTTCCAGCTTAATGTTGGCAACAACGTTTTTGACGTGGCTTCtccggagaagaaaaagagctTGCAGCAACAGAGCAAGAGCGCTGATGACGAACTTGACCCCATTGCTCGTGCATTGGCGGACTTGAAGACCTCTGGAAAGTCACCATCGAGCCGTGTTTCTGCCGACAGATATCATGGTATAGCCAGCCCAGCTCCTTCTACCGCAGGACCACCGCCAGCCTACAACGACTCCTCGATGAAACGTCTTGATGCACCTCAACCGGCACACACATCTGCGCAGATGCAGAGGACAACGCAGAAATACATCGGTCAGGGCCAGAATATGTTCAGAAACCGGGGCAGCTCTCCTGGACCAGTTTCTCGGAACAGCGTGCAGTCTCAAGATTCTGCCCGAGCCCGGTCACCGACCCCAAGACGGAGCGCCAGTCCCAATATGTCCCCGCGCGTTGACACCCGCATGACCCAGTACAACAGGGGTACCAGTCCTAGCCCGAGCCCTTACCAGTCAAGCAGCATGAGAAGCCGTTATAGCCAGTCACCTAGCGTTGCAACGCCATCACAGCGACCAGGTGATGTGGCCTATTCTCCTCGCGAGTACGCTCCACGCTCGCCAAACATGGCACCACGCGCTGTCTCGCCCCAGCCTCAGTACAGACAGCAATCCCGGCCTTCCAGTGCCGGTGGCATGGAGCTGCAGCTGTCTCGTGGTGACATGTacggcggcggcagcggccGTGATGCATACAGTGCCCGTGGACGGGATACTGCAAGGCCGATTTCGTACTATGGAGATGCAGGAAGCACTGGTCGCTCCAGAAGCAGGACTctggctgctgctgagccTGGAAGGCAGTTTAGCAGGGACGGACGTCCAATTCTGCACTTCG CCCGTGCAATGTACAGTTACGCCGCAGCCATCCCCGAGGAACTGGGCTTCACCAAGGGAGACGTCCTTTCCGTGCTCCGACTTCAGGATGACGGCTGGTGGGAAGCTGAAGTCGCGTCCGCCCCCCGGCGTACTGGCTTGGTTCCAAGCAACTATTTGCAAATCATCTAG
- a CDS encoding DASH complex subunit DUO1 (COG:S;~EggNog:ENOG410PSGQ;~InterPro:IPR013960;~PFAM:PF08651;~go_component: GO:0042729 - DASH complex [Evidence IEA];~go_component: GO:0072686 - mitotic spindle [Evidence IEA];~go_process: GO:0000278 - mitotic cell cycle [Evidence IEA]) — MAFRSAAEEMDRLQLSDDDTEDLWDSPSKRGNKNVNVKPKVPHDDGSPTLELRHSHDDGETMSDRQESREAALRNELQSVRNINDVIEGLLASLDQAKGNMDTVSRTVSSAATLLNTWTRILSQTEHNQRLILNPNWQGATQDVADMENEAILKQQAAERREQELQRQREAAARKAEEDARKRAQPTTRSTRGTTTGTRGRVRSTGLGRTPSVSYSGNSSSAARTAATRGSTTGSTMTTRRPISGNLGRGIGTARGRSRG; from the exons ATGGCGTTCCGCAGTGCTGCAGAGGAGATGGACAGGCTCCAACTTTCTGATGATGATACGGAGGATCTCTGGGACTCTCCCTCCAAACGGGGGAACAAGAACGTGAACGTGAAACCAAAGGTTCCGCATGACGATGGTAGCCCGACGCTAGAACTCAGACACTCCCATGATGATGGAGAGACGATGTCTGACCGTCAGGAATCGCGCGAGGCAGCTTTGCGAAATGAGCTACAGAGTGTCCGGAATATCAACGACGTGATTGAAGGTCTTCTTGCTAGCCTCGACCAGGCCAAAGGAAATATGGAT ACCGTTTCTCGAACCGTCAGTTCCGCGGCGACCCTACTCAACACCTGGACCCGAATCCTTTCCCAGACCGAACATAACCAACGACTGATCCTCAACCCGAACTGGCAAGGAGCGACGCAAGATGTGGCCGACATGGAAAACGAAGCGATCCTAAAACAACAAGCAGCCGAAAGACGCGAACAGGAACTGCAGAGGCAACGAGAAGCCGCTGCTCGAAAGGCAGAAGAAGACGCAAGGAAGCGGGCGCAACCAACCACTAGAAGCACGCGTGGAACCACGACTGGTACTCGGGGTCGAGTACGCAGCACTGGCCTGGGTAGAACTCCAAGCGTCTCATACTCTGGTAATAGTTCGAGCGCGGCGAGGACTGCTGCTACTCGAGGGTCTACAACCGGATCTACCATGACGACACGACGGCCTATCAGTGGGAATCTGGGGAGGGGCATCGGAACTGCGCGTGGCAGAAGCAGGGGTTGA
- a CDS encoding DUF4870 domain-containing protein (COG:S;~EggNog:ENOG410PPQQ;~TransMembrane:3 (o89-106i118-136o142-160i)) has translation MDFAPYQDESPEVERALSPPPNNHLRSPQSPPVAGPLPSPGHFTSKGQYTTQSGGIGNTGGFGPDVETGRWNLGAFDTSLPIRMDYEAMLAYLLLPPAGGVFLLLFEHKSDYVRFHAWQSSMLFTAIFILHLILSFSSFLSWLLFICDLALIAFLSLHAYRDVDTLEHFEVPFFGRLANSFVDDE, from the exons ATGGATTTCGCACCGTATCAAGACGAATCGCCCGAAGTCGAGCGGGCTCTTTCTCCCCCTCCGAATAACCATCTCCGGTCTCCTCAGTCGCCTCCCGTCGCGGGTCCTCTACCATCACCCGGTCACTTTACCAGCAAAGGACAATATACAACACAAAGCGGTGGTATTGGGAATACAGGAGGATTTGGGCCAGATGTCGAAACAGGGCGATGGAATTTAGGGGCATTCGACACAAGTCTCCCGATTCGGATGGATTATGAAGCGATGCTGGCATATCTGCTTCTACCTCCGGCGGGAGGTGTCTTTCTGTTGCTGTTTGAGCACAAGAGCGACTACGTTCG GTTCCATGCGTGGCAATCGAGTATGCTCTTCACGGCTATCTTTATCCTCCATCTGATCCTATCGTTCTCGAGCTTTCTCTCATGGCTTTTATTTATCTGCGACCTCGCTTTGATTGCATTTCTGAGTCTCCATGCCTATAGAGATG TGGACACACTCGAACATTTTGAAGTCCCATTTTTCGGTCGTCTTGCAAATTCCTTCGTTGATGATGAGTGA